One genomic segment of Hymenobacter psoromatis includes these proteins:
- a CDS encoding TonB-dependent receptor — protein sequence MPKRYPLLLTLSLLLAGPAAWAQQPAPGGVSGDFRGLPFAEFVRQVEAQTAYRFFFDPAATDTVVVRMQASGLPLPALLTQVLGRAQLHFALDEAARRVYVTANAPLQVRIPDDAFQPGALPAVLPPPPTPVRPASGGSGGALAGSSEFKLYEVGTAQRGGVGTGKVTLTGTVRVAGTRQPALGVAVYVEAPSVGVATDREGHYALTLPVGRYNVNIRGMGIRSTRRQVWLRGDGRLDLEVAPDAANLNEVVVEGKKEQNVRGLQMGTQLLDLKTIKQVPTVFGEADILRVVMTLPGVKTVGEGSTGLSVRGGGTDQNLVLYNDATIYNPAHLFGFFSAFNADVVKSVELYKSAIPAKYGGRLSSVLDIVGREGQRNKLGVSGGIGPLTSRLALEGPLAGSKGSFLVGGRISYADWLLHKVPNAALQRSAASFYDLNATLVYDLDKHNTLQASGYISHDRFRLASDTVYEYRNTAGSLKWKHTFGDKLQSTAIGAYSRYGFGLNTTLNPTTASAFAYNINQSSLQANFNYLASARHIVDFGASSILYNTAPGNQQPLGDASLLLPTTIQHERAAESAVYASDQFEVSPRFSVLAGLRYSFYQALGPRTVTQYQPGLSRSENTATGTETYGSGQVLAHYGGPEWRLSTRLELTAHSSIKASLTRQRQYIHQLSNTTVVSPTDSWKLSDNYIRPQVGDQVSLGYYHNFKRNTVEFSVEGYYKRTQDFLDYKSGAVLLLNPHLETDLVNGQGRAYGVEFLLRKTEGKINGWLSYTYARSLVQVNTPTDVVNGGAWYPSNYDKPHDVTLVGNYRFSRRLNAGVNFNYTTGRPITLPLAKYYIDQALRVYYSDRNAYRVPDYMRVDLAVNFEGNHKVKKLAHSSWTVGVYNLLGRKNPYSVYFQTVDGQLKGYKLSIFGSPIPTLTYNFRL from the coding sequence ATGCCCAAACGCTACCCGCTTCTACTAACGCTAAGCCTGCTGCTGGCCGGCCCGGCGGCCTGGGCGCAGCAGCCCGCGCCGGGCGGGGTCAGCGGCGACTTCCGGGGCCTGCCCTTCGCCGAGTTTGTGCGGCAGGTGGAGGCCCAAACGGCCTACCGCTTCTTCTTCGACCCGGCCGCCACCGATACCGTGGTGGTGCGGATGCAGGCTAGTGGATTGCCACTGCCGGCCCTGCTGACGCAGGTGCTGGGGCGGGCGCAATTGCACTTTGCCCTTGATGAGGCCGCCCGGCGGGTGTACGTTACGGCCAACGCACCGCTGCAAGTCCGCATTCCCGACGATGCTTTTCAGCCGGGCGCGCTGCCCGCCGTGCTGCCGCCGCCGCCTACCCCCGTCCGCCCGGCTAGTGGCGGGAGCGGCGGCGCGCTGGCCGGCTCCTCCGAGTTTAAGCTCTACGAGGTGGGTACGGCGCAGCGAGGGGGGGTAGGGACCGGCAAAGTCACGCTCACGGGCACGGTGCGGGTGGCGGGCACCCGGCAGCCGGCGCTAGGCGTGGCCGTGTACGTGGAGGCCCCGAGCGTGGGGGTAGCCACCGACCGCGAGGGCCACTACGCGCTCACGCTGCCGGTGGGCCGCTACAATGTGAATATTCGGGGCATGGGTATTCGGAGCACGCGGCGGCAGGTGTGGCTGCGCGGCGACGGCCGCCTCGACCTGGAAGTGGCCCCCGACGCGGCCAATCTGAACGAGGTGGTAGTGGAAGGCAAGAAGGAGCAGAACGTGCGCGGGCTGCAAATGGGCACGCAATTACTCGACCTCAAAACTATCAAGCAGGTGCCCACCGTGTTTGGCGAGGCCGATATTCTGCGGGTGGTGATGACGCTGCCGGGCGTAAAAACCGTGGGCGAGGGCAGCACCGGCCTGAGCGTGCGCGGCGGCGGCACCGACCAGAACCTGGTACTCTATAACGACGCCACGATTTACAATCCGGCCCACTTGTTCGGGTTTTTCTCGGCGTTTAATGCGGATGTGGTGAAATCCGTGGAATTGTATAAAAGCGCGATTCCGGCTAAGTACGGCGGGCGCTTATCGTCAGTGCTCGACATTGTGGGGCGCGAGGGGCAGCGCAACAAGCTGGGGGTGTCCGGCGGAATCGGGCCGCTGACCAGCCGGCTGGCGCTGGAAGGGCCGCTGGCCGGCAGCAAGGGCTCGTTTCTGGTGGGCGGCCGGATTTCGTATGCCGACTGGCTGCTGCACAAGGTGCCCAACGCGGCCTTGCAGCGCAGCGCGGCTTCCTTTTACGACCTGAACGCGACGCTGGTTTACGACCTGGATAAACACAATACCTTGCAGGCCAGCGGCTACATCAGCCACGACCGCTTTCGGCTGGCCAGCGATACCGTGTATGAGTATCGGAACACGGCCGGCAGCCTCAAGTGGAAGCACACCTTTGGTGATAAGCTGCAAAGCACGGCCATCGGGGCTTACAGCCGCTACGGCTTCGGCCTGAACACGACGCTGAACCCAACTACGGCCTCGGCATTTGCCTACAACATTAATCAAAGCTCGCTGCAAGCCAATTTCAACTACTTGGCCAGCGCCCGGCACATCGTGGATTTTGGGGCCAGCTCCATTTTGTATAATACCGCGCCCGGCAACCAGCAGCCGCTGGGCGATGCCTCGCTGCTGCTACCCACCACCATTCAGCACGAGCGGGCGGCGGAGAGTGCCGTGTACGCCTCGGACCAGTTTGAGGTAAGCCCGCGCTTTTCGGTGCTGGCGGGGCTGCGCTACTCGTTTTACCAGGCGCTGGGGCCGCGTACCGTCACGCAGTACCAACCGGGCCTTTCGCGCAGCGAAAACACCGCTACCGGCACAGAAACCTACGGTTCGGGCCAGGTGCTGGCTCACTACGGCGGCCCCGAGTGGCGGCTCTCAACCCGGCTGGAGCTGACGGCACACTCGTCCATCAAAGCCAGCCTGACGCGCCAGCGCCAATACATTCACCAGCTCTCGAACACTACGGTGGTGTCGCCCACCGATAGCTGGAAGCTGAGCGACAACTATATCCGCCCGCAGGTGGGCGACCAAGTATCGCTGGGCTACTACCACAATTTCAAGCGCAACACGGTGGAATTTTCGGTGGAAGGCTACTATAAGCGCACCCAGGATTTTCTGGATTACAAGAGCGGGGCCGTGCTGCTGCTCAACCCCCACCTCGAAACCGACCTGGTGAACGGCCAGGGCCGCGCCTACGGCGTGGAGTTTCTGCTGCGCAAAACGGAGGGGAAGATAAACGGCTGGCTCAGCTATACGTACGCCCGCTCCCTGGTGCAGGTAAATACCCCTACCGACGTGGTGAACGGCGGGGCCTGGTACCCCAGCAACTACGACAAGCCCCACGACGTGACGCTGGTGGGCAACTACCGCTTCTCGCGCCGCCTGAACGCGGGGGTGAACTTTAACTACACTACCGGCCGGCCCATCACCCTACCCCTGGCTAAGTACTACATCGACCAGGCGCTGCGCGTGTACTACTCCGACCGCAACGCCTACCGCGTGCCCGACTACATGCGCGTGGACTTGGCGGTGAACTTCGAGGGCAATCATAAAGTCAAGAAGCTGGCCCACAGCTCCTGGACGGTGGGCGTGTACAACCTGCTGGGTCGCAAAAATCCGTATTCAGTTTATTTCCAAACGGTTGATGGGCAGTTGAAAGGCTATAAGCTCTCCATCTTCGGGAGTCCCATCCCAACCCTCACGTATAATTTCCGTCTGTGA
- a CDS encoding DUF4249 domain-containing protein — protein sequence MRRFSTSELLARWGARLTLLALAGCVEPYVPDVINAPNTFLVVDGFINGNGRSAFLLSRTTNVAATTAPPAEPGASVAITDDAGGRYPLRETVPGTYQSDSLVLNAGRQYQLRITTSANAGYESDPVPLKVTPPIDKLGWQLSGDQLQVQLSTHDPAGQARYYRWGAVETWQFNAGVRSFLEYYPHPIVGQSTIDGRTTPIYTCWRTEQPTAIKQGTSAALSQDAIANAIVLSFSSRAERLIVRYSVLVSQAAETADEFAYRELLRKNTEAVGTVNDPLPTQLTGNVHRVGQASEPVLGFVGAHTVQYQRLFINRAELPFPKDWQFDSPYQQCVVGELRFCDLNGKCDFPAVIAVLKLPNSIPVDNSPNGYYVTSADCADCRLRGTTVQPSFW from the coding sequence ATGCGCCGATTTTCAACCTCCGAACTGCTGGCCCGCTGGGGTGCGCGGCTGACCTTGTTGGCGCTGGCGGGCTGCGTGGAGCCCTACGTGCCCGATGTCATCAACGCGCCCAACACGTTTCTGGTGGTGGATGGCTTCATCAACGGCAACGGGCGCTCTGCGTTTTTACTCTCGCGCACCACCAATGTGGCTGCTACCACCGCCCCGCCCGCCGAGCCGGGGGCCAGCGTGGCCATCACGGACGATGCCGGCGGGCGCTACCCCTTGCGCGAGACGGTGCCCGGCACCTACCAGTCTGATAGCTTGGTGCTGAATGCTGGCCGGCAATACCAGCTGCGCATTACCACCAGCGCCAACGCTGGTTATGAGTCCGACCCGGTGCCCTTGAAAGTGACGCCGCCCATCGACAAGCTCGGCTGGCAGCTTAGCGGTGACCAATTACAGGTGCAGCTCAGCACCCACGACCCGGCCGGGCAGGCGCGCTACTACCGCTGGGGCGCGGTCGAAACCTGGCAGTTTAATGCGGGTGTACGTTCGTTTTTAGAATATTATCCCCACCCGATAGTAGGCCAGTCGACTATTGACGGGCGCACGACCCCGATTTACACCTGCTGGCGCACCGAGCAGCCTACGGCTATCAAGCAGGGCACCTCGGCCGCGCTCAGCCAAGATGCCATTGCCAACGCCATCGTGCTGAGTTTTTCCAGCCGGGCCGAGCGCCTGATTGTCCGCTACAGCGTGCTGGTGAGCCAAGCGGCCGAGACGGCCGACGAGTTTGCCTACCGCGAGCTGCTGCGCAAGAACACGGAGGCCGTGGGCACGGTGAACGACCCGCTGCCGACCCAGCTCACGGGCAACGTGCACCGGGTGGGGCAGGCCAGCGAGCCGGTGCTGGGCTTTGTGGGGGCGCACACGGTGCAGTACCAGCGCCTCTTCATCAATCGCGCCGAGTTGCCGTTTCCTAAAGACTGGCAGTTTGATAGCCCTTACCAGCAGTGCGTCGTCGGCGAATTGCGTTTTTGCGACCTCAACGGTAAGTGCGATTTTCCGGCAGTCATCGCCGTGTTGAAGCTGCCGAATTCCATACCGGTGGATAATTCACCCAATGGCTACTACGTCACCTCCGCCGACTGCGCCGACTGCCGCCTGCGCGGTACCACCGTGCAGCCCAGTTTCTGGTAG